In a genomic window of Cyprinus carpio isolate SPL01 chromosome A10, ASM1834038v1, whole genome shotgun sequence:
- the LOC109097489 gene encoding CMP-N-acetylneuraminate-poly-alpha-2,8-sialyltransferase-like: protein MCATGEHAFFSSPHTCARFICEMRLTRKRWTICTISILLIFYKTTDIGRNEEHQKTGLTWKSKPSSTRLMVNGSEKRFRFVLSDLSDMGVGWKINATLVTIIRKEVLRFLDAERDVSVVKSSFKPGDTVHYVLDRRRTFNISQTLHSLLPEVSPLKNKTFKTCAVVGNSGVLLKSRCGKEIDSHGFVIRCNLAPLEEFADDVGLRSDFTTMNPSVIPRVYGGLQDERQRERFIQRLQQLNNSVLWIPAFMVKGGERHVEIVNELILKHKLRLRTAYPSLRLIHAVRGFWLTNKINIKRPSTGLLMYTLATRFCDEIHLYGFWPFPKDGNGNPVKYHYYDGLKYRYFSNAGPHRMPLEFKTLKTLHSKGALKLTTSECTYA from the exons ATGTGCGCTACAGGAGAGCACGCTTTCTTCTCATCTCCACACACTTGCGCAAGATTCATCTGTGAAATGCGGCTTACACGGAAACGGTGGACTATCTGCACCATAAGCATCCTGCTGATATTCTACAAGACGACAGATATTGGCAGAAATGAAGAGCATCAGAAAACTGGATTGACATG GAAGTCTAAGCCAAGTTCTACCAGACTGATGGTCAACGGCTCTGAGAAACGTTTCAGATTTGTTTTAAGTGATCTGAGTGACATGGGCGTGGGATGGAAGATCAATGCCACCCTTGTGACCATCATAAG GAAGGAGGTACTTCGCTTCTTGGACGCGGAGAGAGACGTGTCTGTTGTCAAGAGCAGTTTTAAACCAGGCGATACAGTCCACTACGTTCTGGACCGACGCAGGACATTCAATATTTCTCAGACTCTACACAGCTTACTCCCTGAAGTCTCTCCACTAAAGAACAAGACGTTCAAGACATGTGCTGTGGTGGGAAACTCAGGCGTTCTCCTAAAGAGCAGATGTGGGAAGGAGATAGACAGCCATGGATTTGTTATACG ATGTAACCTCGCTCCTCTAGAGGAGTTTGCAGATGATGTGGGTTTAAGGTCAGACTTCACCACTATGAACCCCTCTGTGATCCCGCGGGTGTACGGGGGTCTGCAGGACGAAAGACAGCGGGAGAGATTCATCCAGCGTCTACAGCAGCTAAACAACAGCGTGCTCTGGATTCCTGCCTTCATGGTGAAGGGTGGAGAGAGGCACGTGGAAATTGTGAACGAGCTCATTCTTAAACACAAACTCAGATTGCGCACAGCATATCCTTCACTCCGCCTTATCCATGCTGTACGAGG gTTCTGGCTTACAAATAAGATAAATATCAAACGACCCTCTACTGGATTGTTGATGTACACATTGGCTACACGCTTCTGTGATGAAATCCACCTGTATGGATTCTGGCCTTTCCCCAAAGACGGTAACGGAAATCCCGTTAAATATCATTACTATGACGGACTGAAATATCGATATTTTTCCAATGCGGGTCCCCACCGCATGCCGCTGGAGTTCAAAACACTGAAGACACTGCACAGTAAGGGTGCGCTGAAACTGACAACCTCTGAATGCACATATGCTTGA
- the LOC122146366 gene encoding uncharacterized protein LOC122146366 produces the protein MSRRKRRNSRRRKSSSSSKQCISPYNFQRHTMVDTVETAEKGETDSFCKEHILSVSEDEKETETPTTEKENRTRSCEDFFQDRKKKDRQKPNSEPTDRGPGLKITHSVTIDNFGLSSPRVVFDRCNEASVSSVIAVTTTEVKCMTPNMKLEINVVTSDDSNIKTTFILHNCRDKREEAHFRTEKHQSPKNTHVCSWNRHGTDYKQKISENISYTISIAELNAESTHDSKSQSSWDDPEEMACRKSCCKNNFRWVNTGGQTDTDFTLVDASSCCSSPSDFWQHQKQRSLPSSLSNEALWDIPPPDEFAEKKASALDFLAENVASCQISPRERFTGHDNTNCTQTASEFTKEFTRQNTLDGDNRTNVPKCCEQLSNSSPLEHLFMNPRASINRSSFTKNFIDNHERKTRLRNNSIAFLESNTNPVGYMDIPPKRRKTYPGLTYQMSHTRESIPSYRESFSSGTLSSFFTQSLPSQADRMGRFYVEDERLRPLGSRKSSSSSSYRPSSSSTTGPDSCIPKFKAYSSMKNPFYPSRSDESPEEVFFRGKQYQGPSQLDEMEQLGSDVAAGMMIDDGTDSTSVEPPELNEVNESGFDEEMVELDGSISPGDTMESHQRELLIHVIPPSLHNSEEKIDEGLPNGIKHHTWDGDEADAPKKRRGSVMTIITGDCEQRHVFSFDEDVTQEHQIDALSPVIESPIGSPIDDLASIREAVEEVVDYSQAQKTTTSANTKLTLHMDTSSQQPGEVQTNESLEKISTDVSRTTKFYNNDTSERQSASKNSLEVKEHLRPPTDSIHKDSEEHSDHWAKRRKLFKESKQRSSAGGSSLTSIITEESDTLNSEDTRSVDMSMRDIEDRGFYTETFHSVSWIYHGDDVNQNDSPHCLTSCTRPAAIRERTVKISKGMGEYPWGFRIQFSKPIVVTEVDTNGAAEEAGLQVGDYVLAVNGTDVTSVPHSEAADLARLGPDILTLTIGSDIGRIPNTPRPACRGYLHKRTQSSLLKGWRKRWFVLRHDCCLYYYRNKHDEGKSQALSVTSLEGAVVEPDTSLGKPFVFRCCPISGNRVYYLCATSNQEMKRWLEAMGRAVHPITQNHVWMDVTRHNSNLPPLAVKNPECLGLLHQLDRTKDSWVQHYCVLKDGCLYFYASIRSTCAIGGIYLHGFTVRDQPVGSKRSAIELRPPSEEFKVFYLCAENANENKRWVSAIKSSIGKWLPLHKALQDYMSRPPEETRM, from the exons ATGAGTCGGAGGAAGAGGAGAAACAGTCGCAGAAGGAAGAGCTCCAGCAGCAGTAAAC AATGCATCTCTCCGTATAATTTTCAGAGGCACACTATGGTGGACACTGTGGAAACTGCAGAGAAGGGAGAAACTGACTCCTTCTGTAAAGAGCATATACTGTCAGTGTCTGAAGACGAGAAAGAGACTGAGACTCCAACCAcggagaaagaaaacagaacaaggagttgtgaagatTTCTTCcaggacagaaagaaaaaagacagacaaaagcCAAACTCAGAACCAACAGACAGAGGTCCAGGGTTAAAAATCACACATTCTGTGACCATCGATAACTTTGGACTGTCTTCTCCCAGAGTTGTGTTCGACCGATGCAATGAAGCATCGGTTAGTAGTGTGATAGCAGTCACAACCACTGAGGTCAAATGCATGACTCCAAATATGAAGCTTGAGATCAATGTCGTGACATCAGACGATTCAAATATCAAGACCACCTTTATTCTTCACAACTGCAGAGACAAAAGAGAAGAGGCTCATTTTAGAACTGAGAAACATCAGTCTCCAAAAAACACCCACGTGTGTTCATGGAACCGACATGGAACAGATTACAAACAGAAAATCAGTGAGAATATTAGCTATACGATTAGCATTGCAGAGCTAAATGCAGAGTCAACACATGATTCAAAGAGTCAGAGCTCGTGGGATGATCCTGAAGAAATGGCTTGCCGTAAAAGCTGCTGTAAAAATAACTTCCGTTGGGTAAACACAGGTGGCCAGACGGACACAGATTTCACACTGGTTGATGCATCTTCCTGTTGCTCATCGCCCTCTGATTTCTGGCAACATCAGAAACAGCGCTCACTGCCCAGCAGTCTCAGTAATGAGGCATTATGGGATATCCCTCCCCCTGATGAATTTGCTGAAAAGAAGGCTAGTGCACTGGATTTCCTTGCAGAAAATGTTGCATCGTGTCAGATCAGTCCCAGAGAAAGATTCACTGGCCATGACAACACAAATTGCACACAGACAGCATCTGAGTTTACCAAAGAGTTTACACGCCAGAATACACTGGATGGGGACAACAGGACAAATGTACCCAAGTGCTGTGAACAGCTATCCAACTCGAGTCCTCTGGAACACTTATTCATGAATCCCAGAGCTTCAATAAACAGATCCTCTTTCACTAAAAACTTCATTGACAATCACGAAAGGAAGACGCGCTTGCGCAACAACAGCATCGCCTTCCTAGAAAGCAATACTAATCCTGTAGGCTACATGGACATTCCTCCCAAAAGACGAAAGACTTACCCGGGACTGACATATCAAATGAGTCACACCAGAGAGAGCATTCCCTCATACAGAGAGTCGTTTTCCTCTGGCACACTGTCGTCGTTTTTCACGCAGTCCCTTCCCTCTCAGGCAGACAGGATGGGAAGATTTTATGTAGAAGACGAAAGACTCCGTCCACTTGGGAGCCGCAAATCTTCCAGTAGTAGCAGCTATAGACCAAGCTCAAGCTCTACAACCGGTCCCGACTCTTGTATTCCCAAATTTAAGGCTTACAGCTCAATGAAAAACCCATTCTATCCATCTAGGTCCGATGAGAGTCCAGAAGAAGTCTTCTTTAGAGGCAAACAATATCAAGGGCCATCACAGCTAGACGAGATGGAGCAACTGGGTTCAGATGTTGCTGCAGGAATGATGATCGATGATGGCACGGACAGCACCTCAGTGGAACCACCTGAGCTGAATGAAGTCAATGAAAGTGGCTTTGACGAGGAGATGGTGGAGCTGGATGGGTCAATTTCTCCAGGTGACACCATGGAGAGCCATCAAAGGGAGCTTCTTATTCATGTCATCCCACCTTCACTGCACAACTCTGAAGAAAAAATCGATGAAGGATTACCTAATGGTATCAAGCATCACACGTGGGACGGAGATGAAGCTGACGCTCCAAAGAAACGGAGAGGTTCGGTAATGACAATAATCACTGGGGACTGTGAGCAGAGACATGTCTTCTCGTTTGATGAGGACGTTACACAGGAACATCAGATAGATGCTTTGAGTCCTGTGATTGAGTCTCCTATCGGGTCTCCAATAGACGATCTGGCTAGTATCAGAGAAGCTGTAGAAGAGGTCGTGGACTATTCCCAAGCACAAAAAACCACAACCTCTGCAAACACTAAGTTAACCTTACATATGGACACGTCTTCTCAACAGCCTGGAGAAGTGCAAACAAATGAATCCCTGGAGAAAATAAGCACAGATGTCTCTAGGACTACCAAATTCTATAACAATGATACGTCTGAACGGCAAAGTGCTTCAAAAA ATTCTTTAGAGGTCAAAGAGCACCTCAGGCCTCCAACAGACTCCATTCATAAAGATTCAGAGGAGCATTCAGACCACTGGGCAAAGAGGCGGAAGCTCTTCAAAGAGAGCAAACAACGCAGCTCTGCAGGAGGAAGTTCTCTAACGAGCATAATCACAGAAGAATCAG aCACATTGAACTCTGAGGACACTCGTTCAGTGGACATGTCAATGCGGGATATTGAGGACAGAGGATTTTACACAGAAACCTTTCACTCAGTATCATGGATATACCATGGAGATGACGTTAACCAGAATGATAGTCCACACTGTCTCACCAGCTGTACTCGACCAGCAGCCA TTCGTGAGCGGACGGTGAAAATCAGCAAAGGCATGGGCGAGTATCCATGGGGCTTCAGAATTCAGTTCTCCAAACCCATCGTGGTTACTGAGGTGGACACAA ATGGAGCAGCGGAGGAGGCAGGGCTGCAGGTTGGAGACTACGTGCTGGCGGTAAACGGCACTGATGTCACTAGTGTGCCACACTCAGAAGCAGCTGACCTCGCACGACTAG GCCCAGACATTTTAACGCTGACCATTGGCTCGGATATTGGTCGAATTCCTAACACTCCACGACCAGCGTGCAGGGGTTACTTGCATAAGCGAACTCAATCCAGTTTGCTGAAAGGCTGGAGAAAGAGGTGGTTCGTGCTCAGACATGACTGCTGCCTCTATTACTACAGAAACAAGCAC GATGAAGGGAAGAGTCAAGCTCTGTCTGTGACGAGTCTGGAAGGAGCAGTGGTGGAGCCTGACACCAGTTTAGGAAAGCCGTTTGTGTTCAGATGCTGTCCTATCTCTGGGAACCGAGTTTACTACCTGTGTGCAACATCAAACCAAGAGATGAAGAG GTGGCTGGAGGCTATGGGTAGAGCGGTTCATCCTATTACTCAG AATCACGTGTGGATGGACGTCACTCGACACAACTCAAATCTGCCCCCTCTGGCGGTCAAGAACCCAGAATGCCTTGGGTTACTCCACCAGCTGGACAGGACCAAGGACTCATGGGTGCAACACTACTGTGTTCTGAAAGACGGATGCCTCTATTTCTATGCAAGCATCCGGTCAACCTGCGCGATAG GAGGAATCTACCTGCATGGTTTCACAGTGAGGGATCAGCCAGTGGGATCCAAAAGATCTGCTATTGAGCTCAGACCTCCATCTGAAGAGTTTAAAGTGTTCTACCTCTGCGCAGAGAATGCAAATGAGAACAAACG ATGGGTTAGTGCAATAAAATCATCTATTGGAAAATGGCTGCCACTGCATAAGGCACTTCAAGACTACATGAGTCGCCCACCCGAGGAAACAAGAATGTGA